The following are encoded together in the Oreochromis niloticus isolate F11D_XX linkage group LG12, O_niloticus_UMD_NMBU, whole genome shotgun sequence genome:
- the ido1 gene encoding indoleamine 2,3-dioxygenase 1 — MASAKTDQTEALFSLESYHVSEELGFILPDPLQELPPYYQPWMDIALKIPELAQSHELRSRINKMPLLSSKFLQKHKELRLAHLALTMMTMGYVWEEGEKDTVEILPRSLAVPYWEVSQRLGLPPIITHADAVLANWKRKDPDGPFNMENLELLVSLPGGESARGFFLVTLLVELAGVPAVKNIPTVINGVRCGDTEAVARGLEIISRSIEDMTDALKLMQVHVDPSVFYGIMRIYLSGWKDNPCMPNGLVYEGVQAAPMRYSGGSAAQSSLLHCFDELLGVKHDPKSASFLIYMRDYMPPLHKKLINDISLQPSLRSFVQQQDCKDLNNVFDLCVKKLLALRSYHINVVSRFITVPAARARQLRDQNHNSDGEMISRAPTALEERGTGGSSIMSFLKTVRDQTKDTLLSEASKEIKHHS; from the exons ATGGCTTCTGCTAAAACAGACCAGACCGAAGCCCTCTTCTCTCTGGAGTCCTACCATGTCTCAGAGGAACTCGGCTTCATCCTTCCAGATCCTTTG CAAGAGCTTCCACCTTACTACCAGCCATGGATGGATATCGCCCTGAAAATCCCGGAGCTAGCGCAGTCCCACGAGTTGCGCTCCCGTATTAACAAG ATGCCACTGCTGAGCAGCAAGTTtctgcagaaacacaaagagTTACGACTGGCCCACCTGGCCCTCACCATGATGACCATGGGCTACGTCtgggaggagggagagaaagataCAGTTGAG ATACTGCCACGCAGTCTGGCTGTTCCATACTGGGAGGTGTCACAACGCTTAGGGCTTCCCCCAATTATCACACATGCAGATGCAGTATTGGCTAACTGGAAGAGGAAAGATCCTGACGG GCCTTTCAACATGGA GAACCTGGAGTTGTTAGTCAGCCTCCCGGGTGGAGAAAGTGCCCGAGGTTTCTTCTTGGTCACTCTGCTGGTGGAGCTGGCTGGAGTTCCTGCGGTGAAG AATATTCCCACGGTGATCAATGGTGTGAGGTGTGGTGACACCGAGGCTGTGGCCAGAGGCTTGGAGATCATCAGCCGGTCTATTGAGGACATGACTGACGCACTCAAACTGATGCAAG TGCATGTGGACCCTTCAGTCTTCTATGGCATTATGAGGATCTACCTGTCTGG ATGGAAAGACAACCCGTGTATGCCAAATGGGCTGGTTTATGAAGGGGTCCAGGCAGCGCCGATGAGGTATTCAGGAGGGAGTGCTGCACAAAGCAGTCTGCTGCACTGTTTTGACGAGCTTCTGGGAGTCAAACATGATCCAAAAAGTG CTTCCTTTCTAATCTACATGAGGGACTACATGCCACCTCTTCAcaagaaactgatcaacgaCATCTCTTTGCAGCCGTCCCTGAGGAGTTTTGTCCAGCAGCAGGATTGCAAGGACCTCAACAATGTCTTCGATCTCTGTGTTAAAAAGCTGCTGGCTTTGCGCAGCTACCACATCAATGTCGTCAGCCGCTTCATCACAGTACCTGCTGCCCGTGCTCGACAACTGCGTGACCAAAACCACAACTCAGATGGCGAGATGATCAGCAGAGCACCCACAGCTCTTGAGGAGAGGGGCACCGGTGGCTCAAGTATAATGTCTTTCCTAAAAACTGTGAGGGATCAAACAAAAGATACATTGCTGTCCGAGGCaagcaaagaaataaaacatcacagctga